The Salmo salar chromosome ssa06, Ssal_v3.1, whole genome shotgun sequence genome window below encodes:
- the LOC100195920 gene encoding reprimo-like protein, which translates to MNISFFDQAQGALFNRSQVLAGTLVNCCNATDVATSDGGSLALPPDERKLFISRVVQIAVLCVLSLTVMFGIFFLGCNLMIKSESMINFMVKDRRPSKDVEAPGMIGLS; encoded by the coding sequence ATGAACATCTCCTTCTTCGACCAAGCCCAGGGCGCACTATTCAACAGGAGCCAAGTCCTCGCTGGTACTCTGGTGAACTGCTGCAACGCGACCGACGTGGCAACCAGTGACGGCGGCTCGCTGGCGCTACCTCCGGACGAGCGGAAACTCTTCATCAGTCGCGTCGTACAGATCGCCGTCCTGTGCGTACTGTCGCTCACCGTCATGTTTGGTATCTTTTTCCTCGGCTGCAACCTCATGATCAAATCGGAGAGTATGATTAACTTTATGGTGAAGGACCGGAGACCTTCCAAAGACGTAGAAGCGCCGGGGATGATAGGACTCAGCTAG